A section of the Salminus brasiliensis chromosome 10, fSalBra1.hap2, whole genome shotgun sequence genome encodes:
- the LOC140563961 gene encoding uncharacterized protein has protein sequence AAGAPAIINGVHLFGWSAEKLYQAIGTWRKVTIQITNSSSWYTLDQPRTYTYCGYCHHPPQPTIAKNTQEECSFTKTDGSACGVVGVLTYRILTDAQGCVGELAIMFSVPYSYKCYTNWFALGIFPPGVPCDEKLYNKMYYEDGPFTRGPGTGSSITYSNKAALVYGTMSPQGESKIDVELRDVYCYRTQIDDSQPLSL, from the exons GCAGCTGGAGCACCAGCTATTATTAATGGGGTGCATCTGTTTGGCTGGTCTGCTGAGAAACTGTACCAGGCAATAGGCACATGGAGAAAGGTCACCATTCAAATCACCAATTCCAGCAGCTGGTACACCTTAGACCAACCAAG GACCTACACCTACTGTGGATACTGCCACCATCCTCCACAGCCGACCATCgcaaaaaacacccaagaagAGTGCTCCTTCACCAAAACTGACGGCAGTGCCTGTGGTGTTGTTGGAGTCCTGACCTACCGTATCCTCACCGATGCACAGGGCTGCGTTGGAGAACTGGCCATAATGTTCTCTGTGCCTTATAGCTACAAGTGTTATACAAACTGGTTCGCTCTGGGCATTTTTCCACCAGGTGTTCCATGTGATGAGAAGCTTTACAACAAGATGTACTATGAAGATGGTCCCTTCACCAGAGGACCGGGTACAGGGAGCTCCATCACATACTCTAATAAAGCTGCTCTTGTATACGGGACCATGTCTCCTCAGGGCGAATCAAAAATCGACGTGGAGTTACGTGATGTGTACTGTTACAGGACGCAAATAGACGACAGCCAACCTTTAAGCCTATAG
- the LOC140563960 gene encoding uncharacterized protein, which produces MNPTALIAAAAPTIIHGASLIGTSAEKISRAINTWRNVTIQITNHSCKYTLEQPRTYTISGYCHHPPQPTIAKNTQEVCSFTKTAHTARGAVGVLTYSILTDEQGCVGEMVIMFSVPFDYNCYKNWFALGIFESGVSCDEKLYKQMYYESGPFTRANGTGSCITYFKKEALLKGTMSPQGHSVIKVEFWDNSVAKSK; this is translated from the exons ATGAATCCTACAGCCCTAATAGCAGCTGCAGCACCAACTATTATTCATGGGGCGTCTCTGATTGGCACCTCTGCTGAGAAAATATCCCGGGCAATAAACACATGGAGAAATGTCACCATTCAAATCACCAATCACAGCTGCAAGTACACCTTAGAACAACCGAG GACCTACACCATCAGTGGATATTGCCACCATCCTCCACAGCCGACCATCgcaaaaaacacccaagaagTGTGCTCCTTCACCAAAACCGCACACACTGCCCGTGGTGCTGTTGGAGTCCTGACCTACAGCATCCTCACAGATGAACAGGGCTGCGTTGGAGaaatggtcataatgttctcTGTACCTTTCGACTACAACTGTTATAAAAACTGGTTTGCTCTGGGAATTtttgaatcaggtgtgtcatgTGATGAAAAGCTGTACAAGCAGATGTATTATGAAAGCGGTCCGTTCACCAGAGCTAATGGTACAGGAAGTTGTATAACATACTTTAAAAAAGAGGCTCTTCTGAAGGGAACGATGTCTCCTCAGGGCCATTCTGTTATAAAGGTGGAATTTTGGGATAACAGTGTTGCAAAAAGCAAATAA
- the LOC140564921 gene encoding uncharacterized protein, with protein sequence MAATAAAVIVGGSLLNTTIDEISKQIHSDRNISIQLSNFSHKYILTNPRVFTSSGYSHNPPQPTIQKRMIEACSFTKTAKTACGAVGVLTYEICRHEDRHWVGELTIMFSVPYDYNLYSNWFALGISKDRVLCNEQLFNHMYYDSGSFTRAKSTGSEIRFMGKHTLVKGTMSPAGRSIMKVEFWDLETCQNYPYDQNLY encoded by the exons ATGGCTGCAACAGCAGCTGCAGTTATAGTCGGAGGATCCCTCCTAAACACCACCATCGATGAAATCTCCAAGCAAATACACAGCGACAGAAACATCTCCATTCAGCTCAGCAACTTCAGCCATAAATACATCTTAACAAACCCGAG agtcTTCACCAGCAGTGGATATTCGCACAACCCCCCTCAGCCTACGATACAGAAGAGGATGATTGAGGCGTGCTCCTTCACCAAAACCGCAAAAACAGCATGTGGAGCTGTTGGAGTTCTGACCTATGAAATCTGCAGACATGAAGACAGACACTGGGTTGGAGAACTGACCATAATGTTCTCCGTGCCGTACGACTACAACCTATACAGTAACTGGTTTGCTCTGGGCATTTCTAAGGATCGTGTTCTGTGCAACGAGCAGCTGTTCAACCATATGTATTATGATAGCGGCTCCTTCACCAGAGCCAAAAGCACAGGCAGTGAAATCAGGTTCATGGGGAAACACACTCTTGTGAAGGGAACCATGTCTCCTGCAGGCAGGTCCATTATGAAGGTGGAGTTTTGGGACTTGGAGACATGCCAAAATTATCCGTATGATCAGAATTTATATTGA
- the LOC140564585 gene encoding uncharacterized protein has translation MAMCAEKMYQAICTWRKVTIHITNSSSLYTLEQPRTYTYSGDCQHPPHLTIAKNTKEECSFSKTDGSACGVVGVLTYRILTDKKKYVGELAIMFSVPYSYKCYTNWFALGIFPPGVPCDEKLYNKMYYESGPFTRGPGTGSSITYSNKAALVYGTMSPQGESEMKVELRDVYCYRTQIDDSQPLSL, from the exons ATGGCCATGTGTGCTGAGAAAATGTACCAGGCAATATGCACATGGAGAAAGGTCACCATTCACATCACCAATTCCAGCAGCTTGTACACCTTAGAACAACCAAG GACCTACACCTACAGTGGAGACTGTCAACACCCCCCACATCTGACCATCGCAAAAAACACCAAAGAAGAGTGCTCTTTCTCCAAAACTGACGGCAGTGCCTGTGGTGTTGTTGGAGTCCTGACCTACCGTATCCTCACCGATAAAAAGAAATACGTTGGAGAACTGGCCATAATGTTCTCTGTGCCTTATAGCTACAAGTGTTATACAAACTGGTTTGCTCTGGGCATTTTTCCACCAGGTGTTCCATGTGATGAGAAGCTTTACAACAAGATGTACTATGAAAGTGGTCCCTTCACCAGAGGACCGGGTACAGGGAGCTCCATCACATACTCTAATAAAGCTGCTCTTGTATACGGGACCATGTCTCCTCAGGGCGAATCGGAAATGAAAGTGGAGTTACGTGATGTGTACTGTTACAGGACGCAAATAGACGACAGTCAACCTTTAAGCCTATAG